The genomic interval CTTGTTTTATATCACTGATTCGCCGTGTCATATTAAAATCAATGAGAGAACTCTAAGCTGAGTTAAGCAGGGTGGTACCGCGGCACGTCCGTCCCTGAATATCTGAGCTTAGAGTTCTTTTTTTAGTTAAAGGAGTGTAGTTTAAAATGGATTACAAAGATACGTTATTAATGCCAAAGACAAAATTCCCAATGCGCGGAGGACTTCCGAATAAGGAACCGCAAATTCAACAAGAGTGGAAAGAGAAAGATTTATATCGCAAAATGTTAGAAAAAAATGAAGGACAGCCTTCTTTTATCTTGCATGATGGTCCGCCATATGCAAACGGTAGCTTACATATGGGACATGCGTTGAATAAAATTTTAAAAGACTTTATCAACCGTTACAAAACGATGCAAGGGTTTTATACACCTTATGTTCCAGGTTGGGATACGCATGGGTTACCGATTGAGCAAGCGTTAACGAAAAAAGGTGTCAAACGTAAAGAAATGACAACTGCTGAATTTCGTGACAAATGTCAGGCATTTGCGATGGAACAAATCGACATTCAGAAAAAAGACTTCCTACGTTTAGGGGTCAATGGTGATTTTGACAACCCATACATTACGTTAAAACCTGAATACGAAGCAGCACAAATTCGCTTATTTGGTGAAATGGCCGACAAAGGTTTAATTTATAAAGGGAAAAAGCCGGTTTACTGGTCGCCTTCAAGTGAATCGTCATTAGCAGAAGCAGAAATCGAATACCACGACAAACGTTCAGCTTCAATTTATGTCGCATTTGACGTTAAAGACAGTAAAGGTATCGTTGCGGATGATGCGAAGTTTATCATTTGGACAACAACACCTTGGACATTACCGTCAAACGTAGCCATTACAGTACATCCTGAATTAACTTACGTTCAAATGAATGTGGACGGTACACGTTACATTATCGCTGAAGCGTTAGTCGATGCAGTTGCTGAACAATTAGGTTGGGATAAAGAAGCCGTTGTTCGTGAAAAAGATTTCAAAGGTTCAGAATTAGAGTATATCGAAGCACAGCATCCATTTATTGATCGTATTTCATTAATCATCAATGGTGAGCACGTAACAACAGATGCCGGTACAGGTTGTGTTCATACAGCGCCTGGACACGGTGAAGATGACTTTATCGTAGGTCAAAAATACGGTTTAGAAGTCATTAGCCCATTAGATGATAAAGGGGTCTTCACTGCTGAAGGTGGCCCATTTGAAGGTATGTTTTACGATAAAGCCAATCAAGCCGTTACGGAATTGTTAACTGAAAAAGGTGCTTTATTAAAATTAGACTTTATTACGCATAGTTATCCACATGACTGGCGTACGAAAAAACCAGTTATTTTCCGAGCGACACCACAATGGTTTGCGTCGATTTCTAAAGTGAGACAAGACATTTTAGATGCGATTGAAGATACAAAATTCAAAGTCGACTGGGGTAAAACACGTATTTACAACATGATTCGTGACCGTGGCGAATGGGTCATTTCTCGTCAACGTGTATGGGGTGTGCCATTACCAGTATTCTATGCTGAAAACGGCGACATCATTATGACGAAAGAAACAGTTTACCATGTAGCAGATTTATTCGAACAACATGGCTCTAACATTTGGTTCGAACGTGACGCGAAAGACTTATTACCAGAAGGCTTTACACACCCAGGTAGCCCGAACGGTGAATTTACAAAAGAACAAGACATTATGGACGTATGGTTCGACTCAGGTTCATCACATCGCGGTGTCCTTGAAACACGTCCAGAGCTAAGTTTCCCAGCAGATATGTATCTTGAAGGTAGTGACCAATATCGTGGTTGGTTCAACTCTTCAATTACAACATCAGTTGCGACGCGCGGCCGTTCACCATACAAAATGTTATTGTCACACGGCTTTGTCATGGATGGAGAAGGTAAGAAAATGAGTAAATCGTTAGGTAACGTCATCGTGCCAGATACGATTGTAAAACAAAAAGGTGCAGACATTGCGCGTTTATGGGTGAGCTCAGTAGACTATCTTGCTGACGTGCGTATCTCGGATGAAATTTTAAAACAAGTCGCTGACGTTTACCGTAAAATCCGTAACACTTTACGTTTCTTATTAGGTAACATCAACGACTACAATCCAGCAACAGACCGAATTGCTGAAGCGGATTTGTTAGAAGTAGACCGCTACATTTTAAACCGTTTACGCGAGTTCACAGCAAGCACGTTAGATCATTATGAGTCATTTGATTATTTAGATATTTACCAAGAAGTTCAAAACTTTATCAACGTTGAATTAAGTAACTTCTATTTAGATTACGGTAAAGACATTCTTTATATTGAAGAAAAAAATGCACATAAACGTCATAGTATGCAAACGGTATTGTTCGAAATTTTAGTGAACATGACTAAATTACTCGCACCAATCATTCCACATACTGCTGAAGAAGTTTGGTCACA from Staphylococcus sp. MI 10-1553 carries:
- the ileS gene encoding isoleucine--tRNA ligase, whose translation is MDYKDTLLMPKTKFPMRGGLPNKEPQIQQEWKEKDLYRKMLEKNEGQPSFILHDGPPYANGSLHMGHALNKILKDFINRYKTMQGFYTPYVPGWDTHGLPIEQALTKKGVKRKEMTTAEFRDKCQAFAMEQIDIQKKDFLRLGVNGDFDNPYITLKPEYEAAQIRLFGEMADKGLIYKGKKPVYWSPSSESSLAEAEIEYHDKRSASIYVAFDVKDSKGIVADDAKFIIWTTTPWTLPSNVAITVHPELTYVQMNVDGTRYIIAEALVDAVAEQLGWDKEAVVREKDFKGSELEYIEAQHPFIDRISLIINGEHVTTDAGTGCVHTAPGHGEDDFIVGQKYGLEVISPLDDKGVFTAEGGPFEGMFYDKANQAVTELLTEKGALLKLDFITHSYPHDWRTKKPVIFRATPQWFASISKVRQDILDAIEDTKFKVDWGKTRIYNMIRDRGEWVISRQRVWGVPLPVFYAENGDIIMTKETVYHVADLFEQHGSNIWFERDAKDLLPEGFTHPGSPNGEFTKEQDIMDVWFDSGSSHRGVLETRPELSFPADMYLEGSDQYRGWFNSSITTSVATRGRSPYKMLLSHGFVMDGEGKKMSKSLGNVIVPDTIVKQKGADIARLWVSSVDYLADVRISDEILKQVADVYRKIRNTLRFLLGNINDYNPATDRIAEADLLEVDRYILNRLREFTASTLDHYESFDYLDIYQEVQNFINVELSNFYLDYGKDILYIEEKNAHKRHSMQTVLFEILVNMTKLLAPIIPHTAEEVWSHIEQVEEESVHLTNMPVKEVVDQALLDKWNTFMALRDDVNRALEAARNEKVIGKSLEAKVKIGKSSSFDTLAFLEGFNDLHQLFIVSQVELVEDAQGEAYQHGTIEIAKADGEKCARCWNYSESLGSVGELDDLCPRCQEVVKTLV